The Streptomyces nitrosporeus genome includes a window with the following:
- the wrbA gene encoding NAD(P)H:quinone oxidoreductase, with protein sequence MPTSVNVAVVYYSSTGTVSTLAKAIAEDAGRAGAQVRLRKAAELAPQAAIDSNPAWAAHAKATADIQEVSPDDMVWADAVIFGTPTRYGNVTAQLKQFLDTLGGLWQAGQLADKVYSGFTASSTAHGGQESTLLALYNTVYHFGGILVPPGYTDPSKFADGNPYGTSHVSGQGDLPVDEVALTAARVQAERVVKFTRALKAGLAAGN encoded by the coding sequence ATGCCCACGTCCGTCAACGTCGCCGTCGTCTACTACTCGTCCACCGGCACCGTCTCCACCCTCGCGAAGGCCATCGCCGAGGACGCCGGGCGGGCGGGGGCGCAGGTGCGGCTCCGCAAGGCCGCCGAACTCGCCCCGCAGGCCGCCATCGACTCGAACCCGGCCTGGGCCGCGCACGCGAAGGCCACCGCGGACATCCAGGAGGTCTCGCCGGACGACATGGTCTGGGCGGACGCGGTGATCTTCGGCACGCCCACCCGGTACGGCAACGTCACCGCGCAGCTCAAGCAGTTCCTCGACACCCTGGGCGGCCTCTGGCAGGCGGGGCAGCTCGCCGACAAGGTCTACAGCGGCTTCACCGCGAGCAGCACCGCGCACGGCGGCCAGGAGTCCACCCTGCTGGCGCTGTACAACACCGTCTACCACTTCGGCGGCATCCTCGTCCCGCCCGGGTACACCGACCCCTCGAAGTTCGCCGACGGCAACCCGTACGGCACGTCGCACGTCTCCGGGCAGGGCGACCTCCCGGTGGACGAGGTGGCCCTGACCGCCGCCCGGGTGCAGGCCGAGCGGGTCGTGAAGTTCACCCGGGCCCTCAAGGCCGGGCTCGCGGCCGGGAACTGA
- a CDS encoding YbjQ family protein produces MGIEEYGGGQTGRTDVLVVTTNDVPGHRVDRVIGEVFGLTVRSRHLGSQIGAGLKSLVGGELRGLTKTLVETRNQALERLVEQARARGANAVLMTRFDVSEAADVGTEICAYGTAVVISGT; encoded by the coding sequence ATGGGCATCGAGGAATACGGCGGCGGCCAGACCGGCCGGACGGACGTGCTGGTCGTCACGACGAACGACGTGCCCGGCCACCGGGTCGACCGGGTCATCGGTGAGGTGTTCGGCCTCACGGTCAGGTCGCGTCATCTCGGCAGCCAGATCGGGGCCGGTCTGAAGTCCCTGGTCGGCGGCGAGCTGAGAGGGCTGACCAAGACGCTGGTCGAGACCCGCAACCAGGCGCTGGAACGCCTCGTCGAGCAGGCCAGGGCCCGCGGGGCCAACGCGGTCCTGATGACGCGGTTCGACGTGAGCGAGGCGGCCGACGTGGGCACGGAGATCTGCGCCTACGGAACGGCCGTCGTGATCAGCGGCACCTGA